A single window of Crassostrea angulata isolate pt1a10 chromosome 8, ASM2561291v2, whole genome shotgun sequence DNA harbors:
- the LOC128160703 gene encoding uncharacterized protein LOC128160703, translated as MKIPAVLPYTALWTVIVLTTVFWNCIDGSCNVKVRYERDAAFDGVVPTPAWYYINSIPNLSFASCTLACFQSVSVCIGYLFSSQLLSCKLLRTFLTHIDENGSYVGGNWEYRSRSENLSLNKSVTASSNFMDHFLDHYLDFKWSYLVDGITNAHGKFATWYEPYPWATIDLARYSIIKNVIIFNRVDDHGDWIHNLEIRVGNSSVWTEMTTCGTYPGPSETGDIIVVDCRPSRYGRYVTLKIVKLNYITDDSNNNVLVLEEVVVNGLYV; from the exons ATGAAGATACCAGCTGTTTTACCGTATACGGCTTTGTGGACTGTTATTGTTCTGACCACTGTTTTTTGGAATTGCATAGACGGTTcttgtaatgttaaagtacgtTACGAGAGAGACGCAGCCTTCGACGGAGTTGTTCCGACGCCTGCATGGTATTATATAAACTCTATCCCTAATCTAAGCTTTGCTTCGTGTACACTGGCGTGTTTTCAAAGCGTTTCTGTATGTATTGGATATCTGTTTAGCTCACAACTGTTGTCTTGTAAGTTATTGAGGACTTTTTTGACACATATTGATGAAAATGGAAGTTACGTTGGAGGCAATTGGGAATATCGAAGCAGATCAG AAAACTTGTCTTTAAATAAATCTGTCACGGCCAGTTCCAACTTCATGGATCACTTTTTGGACCACTACTTGGATTTCAAATGGAGCTACCTTGTAGATGGGATAACCAATGCACACGGGAAATTTGCAACGTGGTACGAACCGTATCCCTGGGCCACAATCGACCTTGCGAGATATAGTATAATCAAGAACGTGATTATTTTCAACCGTGTAGACGATCATG gtgaTTGGATTCATAACCTAGAGATAAGAGTGGGAAACTCTTCTGTCTGGACAGAGATGACTACTTGTGGCACATACCCAGGGCCCAGTGAGACGGGGGATATAATTGTCGTTGATTGCAGACCATCACGTTATGGAAGATACGTCACTCTGAAGATAGTTAAACTGAACTATATCACAGATGACTCGAACAACAATGTATTGGTGCTTGAGGAAGTTGTTGTCAACGGGCTTTACGTTTGA